A segment of the Colletotrichum destructivum chromosome 3, complete sequence genome:
TGGCCAGCTgaccatcatcgccgacggcTACGCCTCCAAGTTCCGCAAGGAGTGCCTTCCTGAGGTCCCCACGGTCAAGTCCAAGTTCTATGCACTCgagctcatcgacgcccCCATGCCATCGCCCGGGTACGGccacgtcgtcatcggcaagGCCTTCCCCGTCCTCATGTACCAGATCGGCACCCACGAGACCCGCGCCCTCATCGACGTGCCTGCCAACATCCCCGAGGCtgcgcccgccgccggcggcgtccgcgGCTACATCAAGAATGTCGTTATGCCGTCCCTGTCGCCCCAGATGCGGCCGTgcttcgaggccgccctcgccgacggcaagatcCCCCGCTCCATGCCTAACTCATATCTGCCTCCCTCGCGGCAGACGGCGAACGGcatgctcctcctcggcgatgccctcAACATGCGTCACCCCCTGACGGGCGGTGGCATGACCGTTGCCTTCAACGACTGCGTCATCCTGTCCGACCTGCTCCACCCCTCGCGCGTGTCTGATCTTGCCGACCCCGTCGCCATCAAGAACGTGATGCGCGAGTTTCATTGGCGCCGCAAGAGCCTGACTTCCATCATCAACGTGCTGGCCATGGCCCTGTACGCCCTATTTGCCGCTAACGACCGCCAACTGCGCGCCCTGCAGATGGGCTGCTTTCAATACTTTCACCGTGGTCACGCCGCGGAGCCCATGGCGCTCATGGGCGGCCTCATGCACCAACCGTCTAGGCTCGCCTACCACTTTTTCAGcgtcgccttcctcgccatctGGCTCAACGCCCTTGACGTCATGAGCGGCAGCGTCTTTGGCTTCCTCAAGGCGCCCCTGGCGCTCATCGATGGCATCCTGATTCTCTGGAGAGCAAGTGTTGTGTTCTTGCCCGTCATGTGGCGTGAGCTGAGATAGAGATATGTAGGCGATTGATGGGGGAAACCCCACGGTTATTAGATTAGACATGAGCGAGAGGCGTTGGCGGAATGAGTGATGAACCAACTAAAGACAAGAAGGAAATGGGATTTGGAATCCTCCTTCCGGGGTCCTATGTTAGGAGGATCCTCGGGCTGTACAtatacacatacacatacgACGAACCATGTTTGGGACGGAAGCGGATCATTGGATCACTGGGTGTAGAT
Coding sequences within it:
- a CDS encoding Putative FAD dependent oxidoreductase, squalene epoxidase, FAD/NAD(P)-binding domain superfamily — encoded protein: MTDISTVAANARAERRSKYHEADVVVVGAGVFGCAIAYALGQQGRSVILLERWMKEPDRIVGELLQPGGIVALRQLGLADTLEGIDAMPCSGYKVSFHGEGVDIPYPSFDENGRMIHPSNSTESTSSSAKQKEGRCFHHGRFIMNLRRACQRQENITIFETEVTATVRGDDQNTVLGVRSKTTDPVTGDKKDDYFFGQLTIIADGYASKFRKECLPEVPTVKSKFYALELIDAPMPSPGYGHVVIGKAFPVLMYQIGTHETRALIDVPANIPEAAPAAGGVRGYIKNVVMPSLSPQMRPCFEAALADGKIPRSMPNSYLPPSRQTANGMLLLGDALNMRHPLTGGGMTVAFNDCVILSDLLHPSRVSDLADPVAIKNVMREFHWRRKSLTSIINVLAMALYALFAANDRQLRALQMGCFQYFHRGHAAEPMALMGGLMHQPSRLAYHFFSVAFLAIWLNALDVMSGSVFGFLKAPLALIDGILILWRASVVFLPVMWRELR